TGGCACGGTACTGACGACGACGGCCGACGCGGCGGCCGCGTCGGACAGCGATCGGTCGGACATAGCAAGGAACGTCGTCCTCAAGCCCGCCGCTTCGCCGCATGCGAGAGTCTCGCGGGCTCGATCTGCCGATCGTGCGACAACTGTTGCCGATTGCGCCCCCATTTCGGCCAGAGCAACGAGCGCCGGCCTCGATGTTCCGCCGGCTCCGACGACCATGACTGGCCGACCGGCAAGATCAGCGACACCGACCTCACGCAGCGCCCCCTTCACCCCATCGACATCTGTGCAGTCGGCTCGCCATCCGGTCTTGGTGCGCAGCAGGGTGTTCGCCGAGCCAGCGAGAATCGCACGATCGGTTCTCGTCTCGGCGAACTCCAGCGCCGCAACCTTGTTCGGCATCGTCACCGACAGGCCGACCCAGTCCGGACCCAGACAGCCAACGAGCCCCGGTAATTGATCGGCAGAACACTCGATGCG
This region of Rhodococcus sp. PAMC28707 genomic DNA includes:
- a CDS encoding shikimate dehydrogenase, which encodes MRAAVLGSPVIHSKSPQLHLAAYLALGLSDWTYERIECSADQLPGLVGCLGPDWVGLSVTMPNKVAALEFAETRTDRAILAGSANTLLRTKTGWRADCTDVDGVKGALREVGVADLAGRPVMVVGAGGTSRPALVALAEMGAQSATVVARSADRARETLACGEAAGLRTTFLAMSDRSLSDAAAASAVVVSTVPAEGAAPVSAALAHAPIVLDAIYDPWPTPLATAVESAGGIIVSGLSMLLNQAFGQVEQFTGLSAPRAAMIAAIGTH